In Nocardia yunnanensis, one DNA window encodes the following:
- a CDS encoding DNA-directed RNA polymerase subunit beta has translation MLEGRILAVSTQTKAGIPGAPKRVSFAKIREPLEVPGLLDLQTESFAWLVGSADWRERAIARGDVTNPTGGLEEVLEELSPIEDFSGSMSLSFSDPRFEEVKASIEECKDKDMTYAAPLFVTAEFINNNTGEIKSQTVFMGDFPMMTDKGTFIINGTERVVVSQLVRSPGVYFDESIDKSTEKTLHSVRVIPSRGAWLEFDVDKRDTVGVRIDRKRRQPVTVLLKALGLTTEEITERFGFSEIMMSTLEKDSTPGQDEALLDIYRKLRPGEPPTKESAQTLLENLFFKEKRYDLARVGRYKVNKKLGVNAGVPVQGSVLTKEDIVATIEYLVRLHQGDKLMTVPGGVEVPVEVDDIDHFGNRRLRTVGELIQNQIRVGLSRMERVVRERMTTQDVEAITPQTLINIRPVVAAIKEFFGTSQLSQFMDQNNPLSGLTHKRRLSALGPGGLSRERAGLEVRDVHPSHYGRMCPIETPEGPNIGLIGSLSVYARVNPFGFIETPYRKVVDGRVTDEVRYLTADEEDRHIRAQANSPVDADGRFIEERVLARHGNEEMEYVPARDIDYMDVSPRQMVSVATAMIPFLEHDDANRALMGANMQRQAVPLIRSESPLVGTGMELRAAVDAGDVVVNQKAGVVEEVSADFITVMHDDGTRRSYRLRKFERSNQGTCANQRPIVDEGMRVEAGHVLADGPCTENGEMALGKNLLVAIMPWEGHNYEDAIILSQRLVEDDVLTSIHIEEHEIDARDTKLGAEEITRDIPNVSDEVLADLDERGIVRIGAEVRDGDILVGKVTPKGETELTPEERLLRAIFGEKAREVRDTSLKVPHGESGKVIGVRVFSRDDDDDLPPGVNELVRVYVAQKRKIQDGDKLAGRHGNKGVIGKILPQEDMPFLPDGTPVDIILNTHGVPRRMNIGQVLETHLGYIAKTGWQVEGTPDWAKNLPEEMIGQPADTNIATPVFDGAREEELTGLLGSTLPNRDGEKMIDDNGKAILLDGRSGEPFPYPVAVGYMYILKLHHLVDDKIHARSTGPYSMITQQPLGGKAQFGGQRFGEMECWAMQAYGAAYTLQELLTIKSDDVVGRVKVYEAIVKGENIPEPGIPESFKVLLKELQSLCLNVEVLSSDGAAIEMRDGDDEDLERAAANLGINLSRNEAATVDDLAQ, from the coding sequence GTGCTGGAAGGACGCATCTTGGCAGTCTCCACCCAGACCAAGGCCGGTATCCCCGGAGCCCCGAAGCGGGTGTCTTTCGCGAAGATTCGCGAACCCCTGGAGGTTCCCGGACTTCTCGATCTACAAACCGAATCGTTCGCCTGGCTGGTCGGTTCAGCAGACTGGCGTGAGCGTGCCATCGCGCGCGGCGACGTCACGAACCCCACCGGGGGCCTCGAGGAGGTGCTCGAGGAGCTCTCTCCGATCGAGGACTTCTCCGGCTCCATGTCGCTGTCCTTCTCCGACCCGCGCTTCGAAGAGGTCAAGGCCTCCATCGAGGAGTGCAAGGACAAGGACATGACCTACGCGGCGCCGCTGTTCGTGACCGCGGAGTTCATCAACAACAACACCGGTGAGATCAAGTCTCAGACGGTCTTCATGGGCGACTTCCCGATGATGACCGACAAGGGCACGTTCATCATCAACGGCACCGAGCGCGTCGTCGTGTCGCAGCTGGTCCGTTCGCCCGGCGTCTACTTCGACGAGTCCATCGACAAGTCGACCGAGAAGACGCTGCACTCGGTGCGTGTCATCCCGTCGCGCGGCGCGTGGCTGGAATTCGACGTCGACAAGCGCGACACCGTCGGTGTGCGTATCGACCGCAAGCGTCGGCAGCCGGTCACCGTGCTGCTCAAGGCGCTGGGTCTGACCACCGAGGAGATCACCGAGCGCTTCGGTTTCTCCGAGATCATGATGTCCACCCTCGAGAAGGACTCCACCCCGGGTCAGGACGAGGCGCTGCTGGACATCTACCGCAAGCTGCGTCCGGGCGAGCCGCCGACCAAGGAGTCCGCGCAGACCCTGCTGGAGAACCTGTTCTTCAAGGAGAAGCGCTACGACCTGGCCCGCGTCGGCCGCTACAAGGTCAACAAGAAGCTGGGCGTCAATGCCGGTGTGCCCGTCCAGGGTTCGGTGCTGACCAAGGAAGACATCGTCGCGACGATCGAGTACCTGGTGCGCCTGCACCAGGGCGACAAGCTCATGACCGTCCCCGGCGGCGTCGAGGTTCCGGTCGAGGTCGACGACATCGACCACTTCGGCAACCGTCGTCTGCGGACGGTTGGCGAGCTGATCCAGAACCAGATCCGCGTGGGCCTCTCGCGTATGGAGCGTGTCGTGCGTGAGCGCATGACCACCCAGGACGTCGAGGCCATCACCCCGCAGACCCTGATCAACATCCGTCCCGTCGTGGCGGCGATCAAGGAGTTCTTCGGCACCTCGCAGCTGTCGCAGTTCATGGACCAGAACAACCCGCTCTCGGGTCTGACCCACAAGCGCCGCCTGTCGGCGCTGGGCCCGGGTGGTCTGTCGCGTGAGCGCGCCGGCCTGGAGGTCCGTGACGTCCACCCGTCGCACTACGGCCGCATGTGCCCGATCGAGACCCCGGAAGGCCCGAACATCGGCCTGATCGGTTCGCTCTCGGTCTACGCCCGGGTGAACCCGTTCGGTTTCATCGAGACCCCGTACCGCAAGGTCGTCGACGGCCGCGTCACCGATGAGGTCCGCTACCTCACCGCCGACGAGGAGGACCGCCACATCCGCGCCCAGGCGAACTCGCCGGTCGACGCGGACGGTCGGTTCATCGAGGAGCGCGTCCTCGCCCGCCACGGCAACGAGGAAATGGAATACGTCCCCGCCCGGGACATCGACTACATGGATGTCTCGCCGCGCCAGATGGTGTCGGTCGCGACGGCCATGATTCCGTTCCTCGAGCACGACGACGCCAACCGTGCCCTCATGGGCGCGAACATGCAGCGTCAGGCCGTGCCGCTGATTCGTTCCGAGTCGCCGCTGGTCGGCACCGGTATGGAGCTGCGTGCCGCGGTCGACGCCGGCGACGTGGTCGTGAACCAGAAAGCCGGTGTGGTGGAAGAGGTTTCGGCCGACTTCATCACCGTCATGCACGACGACGGCACCCGTCGCAGCTACCGCCTGCGCAAGTTCGAGCGCTCCAACCAGGGCACCTGCGCCAACCAGCGTCCGATCGTGGACGAGGGCATGCGCGTGGAGGCCGGGCACGTGCTCGCCGACGGCCCCTGCACCGAGAACGGTGAGATGGCCCTGGGCAAGAACCTGCTCGTGGCGATCATGCCGTGGGAAGGCCACAACTACGAGGACGCGATCATCCTGTCGCAGCGCCTCGTGGAGGACGACGTGCTCACCTCGATCCACATCGAGGAGCACGAGATCGACGCTCGCGACACCAAGCTCGGCGCCGAGGAGATCACCCGGGACATCCCGAACGTCTCCGACGAGGTGCTGGCGGACCTGGACGAGCGCGGCATCGTGCGCATCGGCGCGGAGGTCCGTGACGGCGACATCCTGGTCGGCAAGGTCACCCCGAAGGGCGAGACCGAGCTGACCCCCGAAGAGCGCCTGCTGCGCGCCATCTTCGGTGAGAAGGCTCGCGAGGTTCGCGACACCTCCCTCAAGGTGCCCCACGGTGAGTCCGGCAAGGTCATCGGCGTGCGCGTGTTCTCGCGTGACGACGACGACGATCTGCCCCCCGGCGTGAATGAGCTGGTGCGCGTGTACGTCGCGCAGAAGCGCAAGATCCAGGACGGCGACAAGTTGGCCGGCCGCCACGGCAACAAGGGCGTCATCGGCAAGATCCTCCCGCAGGAGGACATGCCGTTCCTGCCCGACGGCACCCCGGTCGACATCATCCTGAACACCCACGGCGTGCCGCGTCGTATGAACATCGGTCAGGTGCTGGAAACCCACCTGGGTTACATCGCCAAGACCGGCTGGCAGGTCGAAGGAACTCCGGACTGGGCCAAGAACCTGCCCGAGGAGATGATCGGCCAGCCCGCCGACACGAACATCGCCACCCCGGTGTTCGACGGCGCGCGTGAGGAAGAGTTGACCGGCCTGCTCGGTTCGACGCTGCCGAACCGCGACGGCGAGAAGATGATCGACGACAACGGCAAGGCGATCCTGCTGGACGGCCGCTCCGGCGAGCCGTTCCCGTACCCGGTGGCCGTCGGCTACATGTACATCCTGAAGCTGCACCACCTGGTCGACGACAAGATCCACGCCCGTTCGACCGGTCCGTACTCGATGATCACGCAGCAGCCGCTGGGTGGTAAGGCGCAGTTCGGTGGTCAGCGCTTCGGTGAGATGGAGTGCTGGGCCATGCAGGCCTACGGCGCCGCCTACACCCTGCAGGAACTCCTCACCATCAAGTCGGACGACGTGGTCGGCCGCGTGAAGGTGTACGAGGCGATCGTCAAGGGCGAGAACATCCCGGAGCCGGGCATTCCGGAGTCGTTCAAGGTGCTGCTCAAGGAGCTGCAGTCGCTGTGCCTGAACGTGGAGGTGCTGTCCTCGGACGGCGCCGCCATCGAGATGCGCGACGGCGACGACGAGGACCTGGAGCGCGCCGCGGCGAACCTGGGTATCAACCTGTCCCGCAACGAGGCTGCGACGGTCGACGACCTGGCGCAGTGA
- a CDS encoding DNA-directed RNA polymerase subunit beta': MLDVNFFDELRIGLATAEDIRNWSFGEVKKPETINYRTLKPEKDGLFCEKIFGPTRDWECYCGKYKRVRFKGIICERCGVEVTRAKVRRERMGHIELAAPVTHIWYFKGVPSRLGYLLDLAPKDLEKIIYFAAYVITAVDDELRHNELSTLEAEMEVEKKTVADQRDADLEARAQKLEADLAELEAEGAKSDVRRKVKDGGEREMRQLRDRAQRELDRLDEIWTTFTKLSPKQLIVDEVLYRELQDRYGEYFTGAMGAEAIQKLMETFDIDAEAENLRETIRTGKGQKKLRALKRLKVVAAFQTNGNSPMGMVLDAVPVIPPELRPMVQLDGGRFATSDLNDLYRRVINRNNRLKRLIDLGAPEIIVNNEKRMLQESVDALFDNGRRGRPVTGPGNRPLKSLSDLLKGKQGRFRQNLLGKRVDYSGRSVIVVGPQLKLHQCGLPKLMALELFKPFVMKRLVDLNHAQNIKSAKRMVERQRPQVWDVLEEVIAEHPVLLNRAPTLHRLGIQAFEPLLVEGKAIQLHPLVCEAFNADFDGDQMAVHLPLSAEAQAEARILMLSSNNILSPASGRPLAMPRLDMVTGLYYLTRLEEGAKGEYRAATKDEAEFGVYSSPAEAQMAVDRGELTVRTLIKLRLTDQRPPKDVEAELFPNGWQRGDAWTTKTTLGRVLFNDLLPADYAFIDEPMPKKRQAAIINDLAERYPMIVVAQTVDKLKDAGFYWATRSGVTVSMSDVLVPTEKAEIMARYDAQADQIEKKYQRGALDHQERNNALVKIWQEATEEVGKALRAHYPPDNPIITIVDSGATGNFTQTRTLAGMKGLVTNPKGEFIPQPIKSSFREGLTVLEYFINTHGARKGLADTALRTADSGYLTRRLVDVSQDVIVRETDCGTERGIVVPIAEKQPDGSLIRDAHVETSTFARTLATDALDAKGNVIIEKGHDLGDPALEALLDAGITEVKVRSVLTCTTGTGVCATCYGRSMATGKLVDIGEAVGIVAAQSIGEPGTQLTMRTFHQGGVAGDDITGGLPRVQELFEARVPKGKAPIAEVSGRVRLEDDDRFYKITIIPDDGSDEVLYDKLSKRQRLRVFKHEDGSERLLADGDHVEVGQQLLEGSADPHEVLRVMGPRQVQVHLVHEVQEVYRSQGVSIHDKHIEVIVRQMLRRVTIIDSGATEFLPGSLVERAEFESSNRRVVAEGGEPASGRPVLMGITKASLATDSWLSAASFQETTRVLTDAAINCRSDKLIGLKENVIIGKLIPAGTGINRYRNIQVQPTEEARQAAYAVPSYDDSYYSPDGFGTSTGAAVPLDDYGFSDYR, encoded by the coding sequence GTGCTAGACGTCAACTTCTTCGATGAACTCCGGATCGGCCTGGCGACCGCCGAAGACATTCGCAACTGGTCGTTTGGCGAGGTCAAGAAGCCGGAGACCATCAACTACCGCACGCTGAAGCCGGAGAAGGACGGCCTCTTCTGCGAGAAGATCTTCGGTCCCACCCGGGACTGGGAGTGCTACTGCGGTAAGTACAAGCGCGTCCGCTTCAAGGGCATCATCTGCGAGCGCTGTGGCGTCGAGGTGACTCGCGCCAAGGTGCGTCGTGAGCGCATGGGCCACATCGAGCTGGCCGCCCCGGTCACCCACATCTGGTACTTCAAGGGTGTCCCGTCGCGGCTGGGCTACCTGCTCGACCTCGCGCCGAAGGATCTCGAGAAGATCATCTACTTCGCCGCGTACGTGATCACGGCCGTCGACGACGAGCTGCGGCACAACGAACTCTCCACCCTCGAGGCGGAGATGGAGGTCGAGAAGAAGACCGTCGCCGATCAGCGCGACGCCGACCTCGAGGCCCGCGCCCAGAAGCTGGAAGCCGACCTGGCCGAGCTGGAGGCCGAGGGCGCCAAGTCCGACGTCCGCCGCAAGGTCAAGGACGGCGGCGAGCGCGAGATGCGTCAGCTGCGCGACCGCGCCCAGCGGGAGCTGGACCGGCTCGACGAGATCTGGACCACCTTCACCAAGCTGTCGCCCAAGCAGCTGATCGTGGACGAGGTCCTCTACCGCGAGCTGCAGGACCGCTACGGCGAATACTTCACGGGCGCAATGGGTGCCGAGGCGATCCAGAAGCTCATGGAGACCTTCGACATCGACGCCGAGGCCGAGAACCTGCGCGAGACCATTCGTACGGGCAAGGGCCAGAAGAAGCTTCGCGCGCTGAAGCGTCTGAAGGTCGTCGCCGCGTTCCAGACCAACGGCAACTCGCCGATGGGCATGGTCCTCGACGCCGTGCCGGTGATCCCGCCGGAGCTGCGCCCGATGGTGCAGCTGGACGGTGGCCGCTTCGCGACCTCCGACCTCAACGACCTGTACCGCCGCGTCATCAACCGCAACAACCGTTTGAAGCGACTGATCGATCTGGGTGCGCCCGAGATCATCGTGAACAACGAGAAGCGCATGCTGCAGGAGTCGGTGGACGCGCTGTTCGACAACGGCCGTCGCGGCCGTCCGGTCACCGGTCCGGGTAACCGCCCGCTGAAGTCGCTGAGCGATCTGCTCAAGGGCAAGCAGGGTCGTTTCCGTCAGAACCTGCTCGGCAAGCGTGTCGACTACTCCGGCCGTTCGGTCATCGTGGTCGGTCCGCAGCTCAAGCTGCACCAGTGCGGTCTGCCGAAGCTGATGGCGCTCGAGCTGTTCAAGCCGTTCGTCATGAAGCGTCTGGTCGACCTGAACCACGCGCAGAACATCAAGTCCGCCAAGCGGATGGTCGAGCGTCAGCGTCCCCAGGTGTGGGATGTCCTCGAAGAGGTCATCGCCGAGCACCCGGTGCTGCTGAACCGCGCGCCCACCCTGCACCGCCTGGGTATCCAGGCCTTCGAGCCGCTGCTGGTCGAAGGCAAGGCCATCCAGCTGCACCCGCTGGTGTGTGAGGCGTTCAACGCCGACTTCGACGGTGACCAGATGGCCGTGCACCTGCCGCTGTCGGCGGAGGCGCAGGCCGAGGCCCGCATCCTGATGCTGTCCTCGAACAACATCCTGTCGCCGGCGTCGGGTCGTCCGCTCGCCATGCCGCGTCTGGACATGGTGACCGGTCTGTACTACCTGACCCGCCTGGAAGAGGGCGCGAAGGGCGAGTACCGGGCGGCCACCAAGGACGAGGCCGAGTTCGGCGTCTACTCCTCGCCCGCCGAGGCGCAGATGGCCGTCGACCGCGGCGAGCTGACCGTGCGCACCCTGATCAAGCTGCGCCTGACCGATCAGCGTCCGCCCAAGGACGTCGAGGCCGAGCTGTTCCCGAACGGCTGGCAGCGCGGCGACGCGTGGACCACCAAGACCACGCTGGGCCGGGTGCTGTTCAACGATCTGCTCCCGGCGGACTACGCGTTCATCGACGAGCCGATGCCGAAGAAGCGTCAGGCCGCGATCATCAACGATCTGGCCGAGCGCTACCCGATGATCGTGGTCGCGCAGACCGTCGACAAGCTCAAGGACGCGGGCTTCTACTGGGCCACCCGTTCCGGCGTCACGGTCTCCATGTCGGACGTGCTCGTGCCGACCGAGAAGGCCGAGATCATGGCGCGTTACGACGCGCAGGCCGATCAGATCGAGAAGAAGTACCAGCGTGGTGCTCTGGACCACCAGGAGCGCAACAACGCCCTGGTCAAGATCTGGCAGGAAGCGACCGAAGAGGTCGGTAAGGCGCTGCGCGCGCACTACCCGCCGGACAACCCGATCATCACGATCGTCGACTCCGGCGCGACGGGTAACTTCACCCAGACTCGTACCCTCGCGGGCATGAAGGGTCTGGTGACCAACCCGAAGGGTGAGTTCATCCCGCAGCCGATCAAGTCCTCCTTCCGTGAGGGCCTGACGGTTCTGGAGTACTTCATCAACACCCACGGTGCGCGAAAGGGTCTGGCCGACACCGCGCTTCGCACCGCCGACTCGGGTTACCTGACCCGTCGTCTGGTGGACGTGTCGCAGGACGTCATCGTGCGCGAGACCGACTGTGGCACCGAGCGCGGCATCGTGGTGCCGATCGCGGAGAAGCAGCCCGACGGGTCGCTCATCCGGGACGCCCACGTGGAGACCAGCACCTTCGCTCGGACGCTGGCCACCGACGCGCTCGACGCCAAGGGCAACGTCATCATCGAGAAGGGTCACGATCTCGGCGACCCGGCTCTCGAGGCGCTGCTCGACGCCGGCATCACCGAGGTGAAGGTCCGCTCCGTGCTGACCTGCACCACCGGCACCGGCGTGTGCGCCACCTGCTACGGCCGCTCGATGGCGACCGGCAAGCTGGTGGACATCGGTGAGGCCGTCGGTATCGTCGCCGCCCAGTCCATCGGTGAGCCCGGTACCCAGCTGACCATGCGCACCTTCCACCAGGGTGGTGTCGCCGGTGACGACATCACGGGTGGTCTGCCCCGCGTGCAGGAGCTGTTCGAGGCTCGTGTGCCCAAGGGCAAGGCCCCCATCGCCGAGGTGTCGGGTCGCGTGCGGCTCGAGGACGACGACCGCTTCTACAAGATCACGATCATCCCGGACGACGGGTCGGACGAGGTCCTGTACGACAAGCTGTCGAAGCGTCAGCGCCTGCGGGTGTTCAAGCACGAGGACGGCTCCGAGCGTCTGCTGGCCGACGGTGACCACGTCGAGGTCGGGCAGCAGCTGCTCGAGGGCTCGGCCGATCCGCACGAGGTGCTGCGCGTGATGGGTCCGCGTCAGGTGCAGGTCCACCTGGTCCACGAGGTCCAGGAGGTGTACCGCTCGCAGGGTGTGTCCATCCACGACAAGCACATCGAGGTGATCGTCCGCCAGATGCTGCGCCGCGTCACCATCATCGATTCGGGTGCGACCGAGTTCCTCCCGGGTTCGCTGGTGGAGCGCGCCGAGTTCGAGTCCTCGAACCGTCGCGTGGTCGCGGAGGGCGGCGAGCCTGCCTCGGGTCGCCCGGTGCTGATGGGTATCACCAAGGCGTCGCTGGCCACGGACTCGTGGCTGTCGGCGGCCTCCTTCCAGGAGACGACTCGTGTCTTGACGGACGCGGCCATCAACTGCCGCTCCGACAAGCTGATCGGCCTGAAGGAGAACGTCATCATCGGTAAGCTGATCCCCGCCGGTACCGGTATCAACCGCTACCGCAACATCCAGGTTCAGCCCACCGAAGAGGCGCGCCAGGCGGCGTACGCTGTCCCGTCCTACGACGACAGCTACTACAGCCCGGACGGCTTCGGCACCTCCACCGGTGCCGCGGTCCCGCTGGACGACTACGGCTTCAGCGACTACCGCTGA
- a CDS encoding EamA family transporter → MATLTHDTAVVSNRLRTGLLTAALSASAFGLSGPLARGLIDAGWSPAAVVIVRVLLGAVVLLPIAVVQLRGDWNLLRRNAGLLAGYGLLAVATAQLSYFNAVAHMDVGVALLIEYTAPIAVVIYLWLRHAQKPGRITVLGAVIGVVGLVLVLNLRSGTDTSWVGIAWASGAMVGAAAYFILSAHAGDAVPGTVLATGGLLVGGLGILAGGVLGIVPLHATTESVAFVGCTVPWWVPLLALGVVTASIAYVTGIAATRLLGSRLASFAALGEVLAAILFSWALLGQTPAPIQLLGGALILIGVIVVRLGEPQAP, encoded by the coding sequence ATGGCGACTTTGACTCATGACACCGCGGTGGTGTCGAACCGGCTCCGCACCGGACTGCTCACCGCCGCGCTGTCGGCCTCCGCGTTCGGGCTCTCCGGGCCGCTGGCCCGCGGACTCATCGACGCGGGCTGGAGTCCGGCCGCCGTGGTCATCGTGCGCGTGCTGCTCGGCGCGGTGGTGCTGCTGCCGATCGCCGTGGTGCAGCTGCGTGGCGATTGGAACCTGTTGCGCCGCAACGCGGGACTACTCGCGGGCTATGGCCTGCTCGCGGTCGCCACCGCGCAGCTGTCGTATTTCAACGCCGTCGCGCACATGGACGTCGGGGTGGCGCTGCTCATCGAATACACCGCGCCCATCGCGGTGGTGATCTACCTGTGGCTGCGGCACGCCCAGAAACCCGGGCGCATCACCGTTCTCGGCGCCGTCATCGGCGTGGTCGGGCTGGTGCTGGTGCTGAACCTGCGGTCCGGCACCGATACCAGCTGGGTCGGCATCGCCTGGGCCAGCGGCGCGATGGTCGGCGCGGCCGCGTACTTCATCCTGTCCGCGCACGCCGGGGACGCGGTGCCGGGCACCGTGTTGGCCACCGGCGGGCTGCTGGTCGGCGGGCTCGGCATTCTGGCGGGCGGAGTGCTCGGCATCGTGCCGCTGCATGCCACCACCGAATCCGTGGCCTTCGTGGGCTGCACCGTGCCGTGGTGGGTCCCCCTGCTGGCGCTCGGCGTGGTGACCGCGTCCATCGCCTATGTCACCGGCATTGCCGCGACCCGGCTGCTGGGCTCCCGGCTGGCCTCCTTCGCGGCCCTCGGCGAGGTGCTCGCGGCCATCCTCTTCTCCTGGGCGCTCTTGGGCCAGACGCCCGCGCCCATCCAATTGCTCGGCGGTGCTTTGATTCTCATCGGCGTCATCGTCGTCCGCCTGGGCGAGCCGCAAGCTCCCTAG
- a CDS encoding CGNR zinc finger domain-containing protein, which produces MLFADDTVASMAAAVELVNSAEDPDTLTEIPQLDAFFVKHRYTGAHTRTGAELTAVRALRAPLRRLLTADRDTAVELVNALLARHRAVPRLVRHDDLDYHIHAVPPDAPLDVRIAVETAMAMIDLIRADELSRLAICADDDCQGIVLDLSRNRSRRYCSTACTNRNAVAAYRARKAVS; this is translated from the coding sequence GTGCTTTTCGCTGATGACACGGTGGCGTCCATGGCCGCGGCGGTCGAGCTGGTGAACTCGGCCGAGGACCCGGACACCCTGACCGAGATCCCGCAGCTGGACGCCTTTTTCGTCAAGCACCGCTACACCGGCGCGCATACCCGCACCGGCGCCGAGCTGACCGCGGTCCGGGCCCTGCGCGCCCCGCTGCGCCGCCTGCTCACCGCCGACCGCGACACCGCCGTCGAACTCGTGAACGCCCTCCTCGCGCGCCACCGCGCCGTCCCCCGCCTGGTCCGCCACGACGACCTCGACTACCACATCCACGCCGTCCCGCCCGACGCCCCGCTGGACGTGCGCATCGCGGTGGAGACCGCCATGGCCATGATCGACCTGATCCGCGCCGACGAACTCTCCCGCCTCGCCATCTGCGCCGACGACGACTGCCAGGGCATCGTGCTCGACCTGTCCCGCAACCGTTCCCGCCGCTACTGCTCGACGGCCTGCACCAACCGCAATGCGGTAGCGGCCTATCGGGCCCGCAAGGCAGTCAGCTGA
- the mqo gene encoding malate dehydrogenase (quinone), with protein MTARTQLPLRPYDVVLIGGGIMSATLAVLLKHLEPSWTIAVYERLPEVGAEASAAFNNSGTGHAGLCELDYTSENPDGSVDIEPAVALNEQFQLTRQLLASLVESEVLRDPSTFINPVPHLTLARGKTEVDFLRRRHETLSAHHLFANMRFSDDPTVIGEWAPLLTAGRDESEPIAATCDITGSDIDFGELTGQLFHWLRWRDVEIHRNCEVRGLRRNNDGTWQLRVDWRTDNDRLTRKVDARFVFAGAGGWALKILQKAGLPEAHGYGLFPVSGRFLRCDNPEVVAAHTAKVYGRGPAGAPSISMPHLDTRVVHGERALLFGPFPGANPRFLKRGSLFDAPAALRPDNVAPMLAMLKQNRELAWLLFSQMFATRKKKLAALREFVPEARAEDWTLISAGQRAQIVKPDDQGGGVLEFGTEVVAARDGSIAAVLGATPGASTAPVIMLEVLERCFPRYAALWEPRLRALMPTLGHSLARDARLARQTMAATAATLRLEGRVVG; from the coding sequence ATGACTGCGAGAACACAACTGCCCCTGCGGCCCTACGATGTGGTGCTCATCGGCGGCGGCATCATGAGCGCCACCCTGGCGGTGCTGCTCAAACATTTGGAACCGAGTTGGACCATCGCGGTCTACGAGCGGCTGCCCGAGGTGGGGGCGGAGGCGTCGGCGGCGTTCAACAATTCCGGTACCGGGCATGCGGGGCTGTGCGAACTCGATTACACCAGCGAGAATCCCGACGGTTCGGTGGATATCGAGCCGGCCGTCGCGCTCAACGAGCAGTTCCAGCTGACCCGGCAATTGCTGGCGTCGCTGGTGGAATCCGAGGTGCTGCGGGATCCGTCGACGTTCATCAATCCGGTGCCGCATCTGACGCTGGCGCGCGGGAAGACCGAGGTGGATTTTCTGCGCCGCCGTCATGAAACCCTGTCCGCGCATCACCTTTTCGCGAATATGCGGTTCAGCGACGATCCGACGGTGATCGGTGAGTGGGCGCCGCTGCTCACCGCCGGGCGCGACGAATCCGAGCCGATCGCCGCGACCTGCGACATCACCGGCAGCGATATCGATTTCGGCGAACTCACCGGTCAGCTGTTTCATTGGCTGCGCTGGCGGGATGTCGAGATTCACCGCAATTGCGAGGTGCGTGGACTGCGCCGCAACAATGACGGCACCTGGCAGTTGCGGGTGGACTGGCGCACCGACAACGACCGTCTGACTCGGAAGGTGGACGCGCGCTTCGTCTTCGCGGGCGCGGGCGGCTGGGCGCTGAAAATCCTGCAGAAGGCGGGTCTTCCGGAAGCGCACGGGTACGGTCTGTTTCCGGTCAGCGGCCGGTTCCTGCGCTGCGACAATCCGGAGGTGGTGGCCGCGCACACGGCCAAGGTGTACGGCCGGGGGCCCGCGGGCGCGCCGTCGATTTCCATGCCGCACTTGGACACTCGCGTCGTCCATGGGGAGAGGGCGTTGCTTTTCGGGCCTTTCCCGGGCGCGAATCCCCGTTTCCTCAAACGCGGTTCGCTCTTCGACGCGCCGGCCGCGCTGCGCCCGGACAATGTCGCGCCGATGCTGGCGATGCTGAAACAGAATCGCGAGCTGGCCTGGCTGTTGTTCTCGCAGATGTTCGCGACCCGCAAGAAGAAGCTGGCGGCGCTGCGCGAATTCGTGCCCGAGGCCCGCGCCGAGGACTGGACCCTGATCAGCGCCGGCCAGCGCGCCCAAATCGTGAAGCCCGACGATCAGGGCGGCGGTGTGCTGGAATTCGGCACGGAAGTCGTTGCCGCGCGCGATGGTTCGATCGCCGCGGTGCTGGGCGCGACGCCCGGCGCCTCGACCGCCCCGGTGATCATGCTGGAGGTGCTGGAGCGGTGCTTCCCGCGCTACGCGGCGCTGTGGGAACCGCGATTGCGGGCCCTCATGCCGACGCTGGGCCACAGCCTGGCCCGGGACGCCCGGCTGGCGCGCCAGACCATGGCCGCCACCGCGGCGACGCTGCGCCTCGAGGGCCGCGTCGTCGGCTGA
- a CDS encoding PaaI family thioesterase: MDSAVSGQQSAALGEMVMAGFQKLGFIQFAGIEGVDYAPGRNVVRMAARPEHFNHNGDIHAALLFGLAETAAMGASISGITDLLGDTFIVARDGRIQYLARAKGEAGPFSATAELTPETLAETRANIAARTEIELEVPVTITDVTGKPVASAAFTAVIRPRRK; this comes from the coding sequence ATGGACAGCGCCGTCAGCGGCCAGCAGAGTGCCGCCCTGGGCGAGATGGTGATGGCGGGCTTCCAGAAGCTCGGGTTCATCCAGTTCGCCGGTATCGAGGGCGTCGACTACGCGCCCGGCCGCAATGTGGTCCGCATGGCCGCGCGGCCCGAGCATTTCAATCACAACGGCGATATTCACGCCGCCCTGCTGTTCGGCCTGGCCGAGACGGCCGCCATGGGCGCGTCCATCTCCGGCATCACCGATCTGCTCGGCGACACCTTCATCGTGGCCCGCGACGGGCGTATCCAGTACCTGGCTCGCGCCAAGGGAGAGGCGGGCCCGTTCAGCGCCACCGCCGAGCTGACCCCGGAGACCCTCGCCGAGACGCGCGCGAACATCGCCGCCCGCACCGAGATCGAGCTGGAGGTGCCGGTGACGATCACCGACGTCACCGGCAAGCCCGTGGCCAGTGCGGCCTTCACCGCGGTGATCCGGCCGCGCCGCAAGTGA